Within Candidatus Abyssobacteria bacterium SURF_5, the genomic segment TATTCTATGACCCTGCCGATCACCGCTGCCGTTCTTCCATATTCATGGCGCTGCATCACCGCAAGCACCGTGTCGCAATCGCGCGCCGGACAGATAATGATGCATTTGCCTTCATTTCCGATATTCAGAGGGTCGATTCCCAATAGATGACACACAGCCGACACCTCGTGGCGCACAGGTATCGCCGCCTCGTCCACTTCGATCGCTTTGCCGGATGCCGACGCCACCTCGTTCAGCGCTGCCGCTATCCCGCCTCTCGTTAGATCCCGCATGAAATGCAGGCCGGGGCAAACCATGAGAATGGATTCGATCATTCCCGCGAGTGGGGCGACGTCGCTTTCGAGATCGCTCTTGAAGTCGTACTCGCCGCGACCGAGTATCAGGGCGACTCCGTGATCGCCTATGAATCCGTTGACAAGCACCGCGTCTCCGACATCAATCCGCTCCGGTCCGACAGAGACGTGCTCCGGAATATCACCCACGCCGGCGGTGGTAATGAATATCCCTTCTGCAGCCCCTCTCTCAACTACTTTGGTATCGCCAGTCGCAATGACGACATCGGCTTCTCTCGCCGCAGCGGTAACGGAGCGAGTGATTTTCTTCAGCAAAGATATCGGAAAACCCTCCTCGATTATCATCGACACCGACAGAAAGCGAGGCCGTGCGCCAGCCACCGCGAGATCATTCACGGTTCCACAGACGGCAAGCCTGCCGATGTCGCCGCCTCTGAAGAAAAGAGGCTTGACAACAAAAGAATCCGTCGTGAAAGCCAGTTTCCCCGCAGAACCCGATCGTATGACCGCGCTATCACCGAGTTCGCAAAGGATATCATTTGAGAAAGCTGATACGAAAATCTCCTCGATCAAGTTCCTCATCAGCTTCCCGCCGCCGCCGTGAGCCAGCGTCACACGCTCGATTGATTCGTTCTTCACAAACCGCTCCTGAAAAGGTCAGCACTTGCTTTCAAAAATCGTCG encodes:
- the hypE gene encoding hydrogenase expression/formation protein HypE, which encodes MRNLIEEIFVSAFSNDILCELGDSAVIRSGSAGKLAFTTDSFVVKPLFFRGGDIGRLAVCGTVNDLAVAGARPRFLSVSMIIEEGFPISLLKKITRSVTAAAREADVVIATGDTKVVERGAAEGIFITTAGVGDIPEHVSVGPERIDVGDAVLVNGFIGDHGVALILGRGEYDFKSDLESDVAPLAGMIESILMVCPGLHFMRDLTRGGIAAALNEVASASGKAIEVDEAAIPVRHEVSAVCHLLGIDPLNIGNEGKCIIICPARDCDTVLAVMQRHEYGRTAAVIGRVIEYGKAVVIGRTAIGSKRIIDMPSGRLLPRIC